A genome region from Micromonospora peucetia includes the following:
- a CDS encoding VOC family protein produces the protein MTPEITRLHHIGHVVRDMTAALKLYRRLGFALPTPSYPAIVPQDGGTLEPFGAANTHADFPQDFVELVTVVNVDGVGSRVPADARLVPLNAPPSVLPSLMERINATSANLSDCLDRYEGLHILMLSSSDIEATAARLTNSGIKHGGVNTVRRPVGPRVETVRYLEIDGVQPGVEAEGRIGVAADLDPGIQSSRAADHPNGAFGLVDATLGIADSGLDAVRTRYEAYLDRTPRANGRGYVFDLGAATLTLVQASRLAEALPGQQPPALPALVAYTVEVRDLAATKDLLQTNKVPLCRAASGELFVPATAAIGTVIAFR, from the coding sequence ATGACTCCTGAGATCACCCGCCTGCACCACATCGGTCACGTGGTCCGCGATATGACCGCCGCGCTCAAGCTGTATCGACGGCTAGGGTTCGCGCTGCCCACGCCGAGTTATCCCGCGATCGTGCCGCAGGACGGAGGCACACTCGAGCCGTTCGGCGCAGCCAACACCCACGCCGACTTTCCTCAGGACTTCGTCGAACTGGTGACCGTCGTCAACGTCGACGGCGTAGGTAGTCGAGTGCCTGCCGACGCGCGACTGGTCCCGCTGAACGCCCCGCCCAGCGTGCTGCCATCGCTGATGGAGCGGATCAACGCCACCAGCGCGAACCTGTCCGACTGCCTGGACCGGTACGAGGGCCTGCACATCCTGATGCTGTCCTCGTCCGATATCGAGGCGACGGCAGCTCGTCTAACGAACTCCGGGATAAAGCACGGCGGGGTCAACACCGTGCGACGCCCAGTAGGCCCCCGAGTCGAAACAGTCCGATATCTGGAGATCGACGGCGTCCAACCTGGCGTGGAGGCAGAAGGCAGGATCGGCGTCGCCGCGGATCTGGATCCCGGAATCCAGAGCTCCCGCGCGGCCGACCATCCCAACGGCGCCTTCGGTCTCGTCGACGCTACGCTCGGCATCGCCGACTCTGGGTTGGACGCTGTCCGGACACGCTACGAGGCTTACCTTGACCGCACACCCAGGGCCAACGGGCGTGGGTATGTGTTCGATCTAGGCGCGGCAACACTGACCCTGGTGCAGGCATCCCGCCTCGCCGAGGCTCTGCCCGGACAGCAACCACCGGCACTGCCCGCCCTCGTTGCCTACACGGTCGAAGTCCGCGACCTAGCCGCGACGAAGGACCTCCTCCAAACCAATAAGGTTCCGCTCTGTCGAGCAGCATCCGGAGAGCTTTTCGTACCAGCCACCGCCGCGATCGGAACGGTGATCGCCTTCCGTTAA
- a CDS encoding FBP domain-containing protein: protein MSRDEVRGAIANLDVVESKVRLPAWFDEIAWGKLDYLGWRDPRAPMRAYLVTDIDGTASGAMLRQSPSRAELGGRAVMCSLCHFMRRFNEVALFAARAPLRTSASG, encoded by the coding sequence ATGAGTCGGGACGAGGTGCGGGGTGCGATCGCGAACCTGGACGTGGTCGAGAGCAAGGTGCGTCTGCCGGCCTGGTTCGACGAGATCGCGTGGGGCAAGCTCGACTACCTCGGGTGGCGGGATCCCCGAGCGCCAATGCGCGCCTACCTGGTCACCGACATCGACGGTACGGCGTCGGGCGCAATGCTCCGCCAGAGTCCGAGCCGGGCTGAGCTCGGCGGGCGAGCGGTCATGTGCTCGCTGTGCCACTTCATGCGCCGCTTCAACGAGGTCGCCCTCTTCGCCGCACGCGCCCCTCTGCGGACAAGCGCCAGCGGCTGA
- a CDS encoding GyrI-like domain-containing protein has translation MDARIVDHPEFRLVGHAARVRLVHQGINPHIQRHITALPTEEHLRLKALGNTEPSGLLAVSDDLDPDYAEGSELTYLHGVAVSPVRRSPTASTSSKFRPADG, from the coding sequence GTGGACGCCCGCATCGTCGACCATCCCGAGTTCCGGCTCGTGGGGCACGCGGCCCGCGTCCGGCTGGTCCATCAAGGCATCAACCCGCACATCCAGCGGCACATCACCGCACTGCCGACCGAGGAGCACCTGCGCTTGAAGGCTCTCGGCAACACTGAGCCGAGCGGCCTGCTCGCGGTCAGCGACGACCTTGACCCCGACTACGCCGAGGGCAGCGAGCTGACCTACCTTCACGGGGTCGCCGTATCCCCGGTACGCCGGTCCCCGACGGCCTCGACATCATCGAAGTTCCGGCCGGCAGATGGTTGA
- a CDS encoding phytanoyl-CoA dioxygenase family protein produces the protein MDDTTLVSRFLRDGFVKLEGAVAPRVAADCARLLWRETGCDPDDPATWTQPVHWVPGMAQGPFVAAPNSPFLHHAYDLLVGAGRWEPRYSLGTFPLRFPHEEEPNDAGWHIEGSYLPEGESWYFTNVRSRGRALLMLFLFSEVGEKDAPTRIRVGSHLDVPKVLEKYGEDGASGLALAPDLVAASEHRPLALATGSPGDVFLCHPFLVHAAQPHHGTRPRFMAQPPLMPAAPYELERADGAYSPVEIAIRQGLGQDALGPDGDGTDRGAGATSPVRS, from the coding sequence ATGGATGACACGACCTTGGTATCCCGCTTTCTTCGCGACGGCTTCGTGAAGCTGGAGGGCGCCGTCGCGCCGCGCGTGGCAGCGGACTGCGCGCGGCTGCTGTGGCGGGAGACGGGCTGCGACCCGGACGATCCAGCGACGTGGACGCAGCCCGTGCACTGGGTGCCCGGCATGGCGCAGGGGCCGTTCGTCGCCGCTCCCAACTCCCCGTTCCTCCATCACGCGTACGACCTGCTCGTCGGCGCGGGCCGCTGGGAGCCGCGCTACTCGCTGGGCACATTCCCGCTGCGCTTCCCGCACGAAGAGGAGCCGAACGACGCGGGCTGGCACATCGAGGGCAGCTATCTGCCGGAGGGCGAGAGCTGGTACTTCACCAATGTGCGCTCCCGGGGCCGGGCACTGCTGATGCTGTTCCTGTTCAGTGAGGTCGGTGAGAAGGACGCCCCGACCCGGATCAGGGTCGGCTCACACCTCGACGTGCCGAAGGTGCTGGAGAAGTACGGGGAGGACGGAGCGAGCGGACTGGCCCTTGCGCCCGACCTGGTGGCGGCGTCCGAACACCGGCCGCTCGCCCTCGCCACCGGATCTCCGGGCGACGTCTTCCTGTGCCACCCATTCCTGGTGCACGCGGCGCAACCGCACCACGGAACGCGGCCTCGCTTTATGGCCCAACCGCCGCTGATGCCAGCCGCACCGTACGAACTGGAGCGGGCCGACGGGGCATACTCACCCGTAGAGATCGCGATCCGTCAGGGTCTCGGACAGGACGCCCTCGGTCCGGACGGAGACGGCACCGACCGCGGCGCCGGGGCGACAAGCCCCGTCCGTTCCTGA
- a CDS encoding TetR/AcrR family transcriptional regulator — MSAQHVDGRRLRYQHRRPELLDAVVNYVLAHGLANLAMRPLAEAVGVSHGALLHHFGTKEALLIEVTDVLRQRLADAAGLADSSGSLADLGSWWRRSMTADRLPVYRLLFEVYAQATREPERYERFLQQAMHDALGLVQRLVLAEGCPGEQAPMVASMIVAQARGLQLDLLATNDRERVDHAFSVFIGLIDRLRQSWTGEQPPTQPR, encoded by the coding sequence ATGAGCGCGCAGCACGTAGACGGCAGGCGTCTGCGTTACCAGCACCGGCGGCCCGAACTGCTCGATGCCGTGGTCAACTACGTTCTCGCGCATGGGTTAGCGAATCTGGCGATGCGGCCGTTGGCCGAGGCAGTAGGGGTCAGCCACGGGGCTCTGCTGCACCACTTCGGCACAAAGGAGGCCCTCCTCATCGAGGTGACCGATGTGCTTCGCCAGCGGTTGGCCGACGCGGCCGGCCTGGCCGACTCATCCGGCAGCCTGGCCGACCTCGGCTCGTGGTGGCGGCGGTCGATGACCGCAGACCGCCTGCCGGTCTATCGCTTGTTGTTCGAGGTCTACGCTCAGGCCACACGAGAGCCGGAGCGCTACGAGCGTTTCCTTCAGCAAGCAATGCACGACGCGCTTGGGCTCGTACAGCGGCTAGTCTTGGCAGAAGGATGCCCCGGCGAGCAAGCGCCCATGGTCGCATCGATGATCGTGGCCCAGGCACGCGGCCTGCAACTCGATCTCCTGGCTACCAACGACCGCGAACGCGTCGACCACGCCTTCTCTGTCTTCATCGGCCTGATCGACCGCCTGAGGCAAAGCTGGACCGGCGAGCAACCACCAACGCAGCCGCGCTGA
- a CDS encoding TetR family transcriptional regulator → MAYLARAERRRSIVEAAATVVERDGLSAVTARVVADELGGSQGQIHHHFASTDELAGEAWRHYAAQQIDEYEHEIDGLDAYDALVLFFADLVSTDGDGHALARWAEANAHAQQRPLVAKSYVETLTRLTDVLASVLAGDSDAARARTAAWRILMLGVGLAGLTRITEDSPVPARDVMLSAIRAETD, encoded by the coding sequence ATGGCGTACCTGGCGCGTGCAGAACGGCGACGCTCGATCGTGGAGGCGGCGGCCACCGTCGTCGAGCGCGATGGCTTGAGTGCGGTGACGGCCAGAGTCGTGGCGGACGAGCTTGGTGGGTCGCAGGGCCAGATCCACCACCACTTCGCGTCGACCGACGAGCTCGCCGGGGAGGCCTGGCGACACTACGCCGCGCAGCAGATCGATGAATACGAGCACGAAATCGACGGCCTCGATGCGTACGACGCGCTCGTGCTCTTCTTCGCCGACCTCGTCAGTACCGACGGGGACGGGCACGCACTCGCGCGGTGGGCCGAGGCGAACGCACACGCGCAGCAGCGTCCCCTCGTCGCGAAGAGCTACGTCGAGACGCTCACCCGGCTGACCGACGTCCTCGCCTCCGTCTTGGCCGGGGACTCCGACGCCGCGCGTGCGCGAACGGCCGCCTGGCGGATCCTCATGCTTGGGGTCGGGCTCGCCGGGCTCACCCGCATCACCGAGGACTCACCCGTGCCGGCCCGTGACGTCATGCTGTCGGCGATCCGAGCAGAGACGGATTGA
- a CDS encoding GyrI-like domain-containing protein: MIIRTTGPHPQTLQKAWATAAAAWFPSNPWRLRPGPEIVAALEPTNDFSTATCELWLPVEPA; the protein is encoded by the coding sequence TTGATCATCCGGACCACGGGCCCGCATCCGCAGACCCTGCAGAAGGCCTGGGCCACGGCCGCAGCCGCGTGGTTCCCGTCCAACCCGTGGCGTCTGCGGCCAGGTCCGGAGATCGTCGCGGCGCTTGAGCCTACGAACGACTTCAGCACCGCGACCTGTGAACTCTGGCTGCCCGTCGAACCGGCGTAA